In one window of Carassius carassius chromosome 38, fCarCar2.1, whole genome shotgun sequence DNA:
- the LOC132119692 gene encoding taste receptor type 1 member 3, with amino-acid sequence MAKEWTLLLLCGILGSGFSEKPAWFKNISTSLFKSPGDILIGGLFPINELTSDLSKRVKPDDLECNSISTYGVSLALAMKFSLDEINSKANLLPGITLGFESYDTCMQPAVVMRPVLQLLTKESTKELDIACNYTDYKPRVIAIIGPNNSELVPVIGKLIGFFLMPLISYGATSDVFSDKETFASFMRTVPSDRWQVAAMVQLLKEFGWKWVSVVGSDDEYGQKGQEQFSSMANEQSICVAYQGLIPVYSDPEQAVKEILNRIVDAKVGVVVVFSLPKPARDFFIEVIKRNMTGVWMASTAWALNDAVATLPGISSIGTVLAFADITRPLHLFTPYIYELFTKLEEMQIPEQPDTEISPLDNPCPMCSYLSKANVSMVQINLVQRSAFSVYTAIYCVAHALHDLLGCNATHCALNPRTDNVYPWQLLQSLQKLSVDLEGVNFKFDKEGNPNVGYDVMQWNFSDNTVHLDIIGNFYQNLTINEKKIKWHTENGKVPMSTCSSDCGLGQVRRVKGFHSCCFDCIDCKEGTFLNNSDDIQCKSCPAGQWSTLRSTSCIYPIYTYLDWSNYESIGLILGGVLVLASHVWVGALFFKHRGTPLVKTAGGPLSGLMLLSLAGTCVSLVLFLGQPGDIVCRLQEPLNAFFPTVALSVILTISLQIVCITEFPEKSCDHLENIRGRGSLFVILGCCGVQAGLCGWYAQEAPSLTQYVASLEVTYVKTFLRCPVEPMLNFGLMLGFNVLLALVSFMATFMALKPPGQYNVARDITISTLSYCVLWVMFIPIYTSLNDKDKSIAQVAVSLLSNLGLVVAYFFPKCQLLVKHPELNTDDHFRTFLEGVPPTPPEES; translated from the exons ATGGCTAAGGAGTGGACACTTCTGTTGCTCTGTGGCATTCTGGGGTCTGGATTCAGCGAAAAGCCAGCATGGTTCAAGAACATCTCAACAAGTCTTTTTAAATCCCCTGGAGATATTCTGATAGGAGGACTTTTCCCCATTAACGAACTGACCAGTGACCTGAGCAAACGGGTAAAGCCTGACGATCTTGAGTGCAACAG TATAAGCACATACGGTGTGTCTCTCGCATTGGCGATGAAGTTCTCTTTGGACGAAATCAATTCTAAAGCGAATCTTCTCCCTGGAATCACACTGGGATTTGAGAGTTACGACACCTGCATGCAACCAGCCGTTGTCATGAGGCCCGTCCTCCAGCTTCTCACAAAGGAATCAACAAAAGAATTGGACATCGCCTGTAACTACACAGACTACAAGCCTCGTGTTATAGCTATCATAGGACCAAACAACTCCGAGCTGGTCCCAGTTATTGGAAAGCTGATTGGATTTTTCTTGATGCCGCTG ATTAGCTATGGTGCCACCAGCGACGTGTTCAGTGACAAAGAGACCTTCGCGTCCTTCATGCGCACAGTCCCTAGTGATCGCTGGCAGGTTGCCGCCATGGTGCAGCTTCTGAAAGAGTTTGGGTGGAAGTGGGTTTCGGTAGTAGGTAGTGATGATGAATACGGACAGAAGGGTCAGGAGCAGTTCTCCAGCATGGCCAATGAGCAGTCCATCTGTGTGGCATATCAGGGTTTGATTCCTGTATACAGCGATCCAGAGCAAGCGGTGAAAGAGATTCTCAATCGTATTGTGGACGCCAAAGTGGGAGTGGTGGTAGTCTTCTCTCTCCCCAAGCCAGCAAGAGACTTCTTCATAGAG GTAATCAAACGAAACATGACAGGTGTTTGGATGGCAAGCACAGCATGGGCTCTGAATGATGCTGTAGCCACCCTGCCTGGGATCAGTTCAATAGGAACAGTGCTGGCGTTTGCAGACATCACAAGACCTCTTCACTTATTCACTCCTTATATCTATGAGCTCTTCACCAAATTGGAGGAGATGCAAATCCCCGAGCAGCCAGATACAGAAATCTCTCCTCTGGACAACCCTTGCCCAATGTGCAGCTACCTAAGCAAAGCCAATGTGAGCATGGTACAGATAAATCTTGTGCAGCGGTCAGCTTTCAGTGTGTATACTGCCATCTACTGCGTTGCTCATGCACTGCATGACTTGCTGGGATGCAATGCCACCCACTGCGCTCTTAATCCCAGGACTGACAATGTTTATCCATGGCAG CTGTTACAGAGTCTCCAAAAACTTTCTGTAGATCTTGAGGGGGTCAATTTTAAGTTTGATAAAGAGGGTAATCCAAATGTTGGCTATGATGTTATGCAATGGAACTTTAGTGACAACACTGTGCACTTGGACATAATTGGAAACTTTTATCAGAACCtaacaattaatgaaaagaaaataaagtggCACACGGAAAACGGAAAG GTGCCAATGTCCACTTGCTCCTCAGACTGTGGGTTAGGACAGGTGCGCAGAGTTAAAGGCTTCCACTCTTGCTGTTTCGACTGTATTGACTGCAAGGAAGGAACGTTCCTGAACAACTCAG ATGACATCCAGTGTAAATCATGTCCTGCTGGCCAGTGGTCCACCCTACGAAGCACAAGCTGCATCTATCCCATCTATACTTACCTGGACTGGAGCAACTATGAGTCCATTGGACTCATTCTGGGAGGAGTTTTGGTTCTAGCGTCACATGTATGGGTAGGGGCTCTATTTTTCAAGCACAGAGGAACTCCACTGGTGAAAACTGCAGGTGGACCGCTGAGTGGCCTTATGTTATTGAGCCTAGCGGGAACATGTGTAAGCCTGGTGCTGTTCCTGGGTCAGCCAGGAGACATCGTCTGCCGTCTGCAGGAGCCACTAAATGCCTTTTTCCCCACTGTGGCCCTCTCAGTCATCCTGACCATTTCCCTTCAG ATTGTGTGCATCACAGAATTCCCTGAAAAGTCTTGTGATCACCTGGAGAACATACGAGGACGAGGAAGCTTGTTTGTGATTCTGGGATGTTGTGGGGTCCAAGCAGGACTGTGCGGTTGGTACGCCCAAGAAGCTCCCTCTCTGACCCAATACGTCGCCAGTTTGGAAGTGACCTACGTGAAAACCTTTTTGCGTTGTCCAGTGGAGCCCATGTTAAACTTTGGCTTGATGCTTGGTTTCAATGTTCTGCTGGCACTGGTGTCATTCATGGCCACCTTCATGGCTCTAAAGCCGCCTGGACAGTACAACGTGGCCAGAGACATCACCATCTCCACCTTGAGTTACTGTGTTTTGTGGGTAATGTTCATCCCCATTTACACAAGTCTAAATGATAAAGATAAGTCTATCGCTCAAGTAGCAGTCAGTTTACTCAGTAATCTAGGGTTGGTAGTGGCCTATTTCTTCCCTAAATGCCAGCTGTTGGTCAAACACCCAGAACTTAACACAGATGATCACTTTCGTACATTTTTAGAAGGGGTCCCACCAACACCACCTGAAGAAAGTTAG